A region of the Vibrio tubiashii genome:
TACTTTTAAAAACCGATTTAAGTGAAGAGCAGAGAAAGCATCTTAAAACATTGTATGAATCTGGCGAGCATATGATGACGCTGCTCAACGAGATTCTCGACTTCTCGAAAGTAGAGCAAGGGCATTTAGAGCTGGAATCATCACCTTTCCCGTTAGAGTCGATTATCGGCAGTATCAACAGTGTTTACTTTACGCTCTGTTCCGAGAAAGGGTTGCAGTTCAAGGTCTACTCTGAAGTACCCCATGAGCGTTGGTACCTATGTGATAAAGCGCGATTAAGACAGATTCTGTTTAACCTTCTTAACAATGCCGTCAAGTTTACCTCTCGTGGCTATGTGGAAGTGTACTTTAAAGAAGAGATTCGAGATGGTGAAAACTTCCTGCTTATTCGTGTGCGAGATACCGGTATAGGGATTGCTCGTGAGGCCCAAAACAAAATATTTAAGCCATTTGAACAGGCTGAGTCTTCTACAACTCGCCGTTTCGGCGGAACTGGCTTAGGCCTTGCGATTGTAAAACAGCTATGTGAGCTAATGGGAGGCACCGTCACGGTAAAAAGTGAGCTCGGGATTGGTTCGAGCTTTGAGGCCGTCATTCGCACCGAAGTTAGCCAACCTGCTTTTGCGGAATACCGCGAACTCAGAAAGCTCAACTATAACGGTCTAAGAGTCTTGATCGTTGAAGATAACCGCACCAATGCGATTATCCTAAATACGTTTATGACCAACAAAGGCTTCTCTTGTGAATGTGTCGAAAATGGAGAGCTTGGCGTTGAGGCGATTGCACAAGGTGAGTTTGACCTTATTTTAATGGATAACCACATGCCAGTGATGGATGGTGTAGAAGCCACAACTGCAATTCGTAGTTTGGCTGACGAAAGATCCAATATGTTGATCTTTGGTTGTACTGCTGATGTGTTTAAAGATACCAGAGAGCGAATGTTGGGGGCGGGTGTTGATTACATTATCTCGAAGCCGATTGATGAAACGGAACTCGATGACGCATTGGTCAATTATTCCGACAAGCTGTATCAATTTCAGCCTCACCTTCTAAACAGCTCTGCGAACTCAAATGAGCTCAAAATAGAGCTGGAAGAGCCATTGATGATGTTCTTTATGGCAATAGAAAACGAAGACTTACCCCATGCCAAAAACAAGTTTGCGCAGATAAAGCAAAATCTCGATGGCATTCAGACACCGATTCTGGACGATAGCTTATTTAATATTGAATCTAGATTGATGGCTGGGGAGTTCCCTCAACAAGAAGAG
Encoded here:
- a CDS encoding ATP-binding protein; amino-acid sequence: MDIRSSLKRKSIFALAIYLAMAVALIGTVSYLIVEPPTRAQLERNLDLRTELISVQIEEPINSSVGILQAVVSIGSNHETQEHQAVLLHKLFSLVEGVAVSGGLWPTPYSIDQQVPYKSLFFNRASDGKIDRVLSWDNPESGGYDKESWYTSVVKKPSGTVSWSPVYIDPFTHVQMITASSPYYVDGNFAGVATIDISLETLVAFVRLHAEEYDLGVILRDGYGDVITEHNFQLAKNIYISQNSFGDFNWSVDVVNAKRLVAEQVYDLVSKVEAVIVPIMLACVMLGYFLINRFLISPIVVIARSLDESKEGGAIEIDYNSQDEIKYLIDSLNEKTVYLEEEKVKAQASTKAKSAFLATLSHEIRTPMNGVLGTAQILLKTDLSEEQRKHLKTLYESGEHMMTLLNEILDFSKVEQGHLELESSPFPLESIIGSINSVYFTLCSEKGLQFKVYSEVPHERWYLCDKARLRQILFNLLNNAVKFTSRGYVEVYFKEEIRDGENFLLIRVRDTGIGIAREAQNKIFKPFEQAESSTTRRFGGTGLGLAIVKQLCELMGGTVTVKSELGIGSSFEAVIRTEVSQPAFAEYRELRKLNYNGLRVLIVEDNRTNAIILNTFMTNKGFSCECVENGELGVEAIAQGEFDLILMDNHMPVMDGVEATTAIRSLADERSNMLIFGCTADVFKDTRERMLGAGVDYIISKPIDETELDDALVNYSDKLYQFQPHLLNSSANSNELKIELEEPLMMFFMAIENEDLPHAKNKFAQIKQNLDGIQTPILDDSLFNIESRLMAGEFPQQEELDLLAVQVKDYCS